One genomic segment of Roseovarius carneus includes these proteins:
- a CDS encoding DUF1365 domain-containing protein, whose translation MSGIDHIAGHTWHGRKGAVENAFRYTIDYVLVDAEAAPETPRLFGRNARGLASLHDTDHGGAPGAGRGAAWVRDVLSEYQLPAPAKVELLAQPRILGHVFNPVSFWLCRDDAGALTSVIAEVTNTFGDRHSYLVHRDDGAPIKAEDKLSAQKIFHVSPFQKIEGDYVFRFDIRPDRIGIWIDMQAHGAGVIATLVGARKPLSNRSLLAAMLRRPFGSRRVLALIHWQALKLWWKGARYQPRPEPPAEEVSR comes from the coding sequence ATGAGCGGGATCGACCATATCGCAGGCCACACATGGCATGGGCGCAAGGGGGCGGTGGAAAACGCCTTCCGCTATACCATCGATTATGTGCTGGTGGATGCCGAGGCCGCGCCGGAGACCCCGCGGCTTTTCGGCCGCAATGCGCGTGGCCTCGCCAGCCTGCATGATACCGACCATGGCGGCGCGCCGGGTGCCGGGCGCGGTGCCGCTTGGGTGCGCGATGTGCTGAGTGAATACCAGCTCCCCGCGCCTGCCAAGGTGGAGCTTCTGGCCCAGCCGCGCATCTTGGGCCATGTGTTCAACCCGGTCTCCTTCTGGCTCTGCCGAGATGATGCAGGCGCGCTTACGAGCGTGATTGCGGAGGTGACAAACACGTTTGGTGATCGCCATTCCTATCTGGTGCACCGCGACGACGGTGCCCCGATCAAGGCCGAGGACAAGCTGAGCGCGCAGAAGATTTTCCACGTCTCGCCCTTTCAGAAGATCGAGGGCGATTACGTTTTTCGCTTTGATATCCGCCCTGACCGGATCGGGATCTGGATCGATATGCAGGCCCATGGTGCGGGTGTGATCGCCACGCTGGTCGGCGCGCGCAAACCGCTGAGCAATCGCAGCCTACTGGCCGCGATGCTGCGGCGGCCTTTCGGGTCGCGCCGGGTACTCGCGCTCATTCATTGGCAGGCGCTCAAGCTCTGGTGGAAAGGCGCGCGCTATCAGCCCCGCCCTGAGCCGCCCGCCGAGGAGGTGAGCCGGTGA
- a CDS encoding MFS transporter, whose translation MTAAPRLPSYALFAAFLAAAGLPLYIHAPKFYVDEYGVSLALLGTVLFGLRLLDFVQDPLLGRLASKMQGRRGLSIAVAGFAMAVAMAGLFAVTPPIMPIVWFALMLTVVFSAFSYLTICFYAQGVTAADAMPGAGHLRLARWRETGALLGICAAAIAPIVLGSFAGFALSFVILAVLALWAMNGEWRRASIPSQGFGPVLRDAVSRRLLLVALVNAAPVAVSSTLFLFFVESRLDAPGWEGPLLLIFFLSAALATPFWGRAAEIWGAKRVLLAGMVLSILAFAGAATLGTGDTWAFGLVCLASGAALGADMTLLPALFARRQAEVNPGASEAFGLWSFVSKFTLALAAVSLLPILQAGGFQAGPDNSEEALRLLTLLYCALPCVLKLVAIALLASTHLEERT comes from the coding sequence GTGACAGCCGCTCCGCGCCTGCCCTCATACGCGCTCTTTGCGGCCTTTTTGGCGGCGGCAGGTCTGCCGCTCTATATCCATGCGCCTAAGTTTTATGTGGATGAATATGGCGTGTCTCTGGCCCTGCTGGGGACGGTTCTTTTCGGGCTGCGCCTGCTGGATTTCGTGCAGGATCCGCTTCTGGGGCGGCTGGCCTCAAAGATGCAGGGGCGGCGGGGCCTGAGCATTGCGGTGGCGGGTTTTGCCATGGCGGTTGCGATGGCGGGTCTCTTTGCCGTGACGCCGCCCATAATGCCCATCGTCTGGTTTGCGCTGATGCTCACCGTGGTCTTTTCCGCGTTCAGCTACCTCACCATCTGCTTTTATGCCCAAGGCGTGACCGCAGCGGACGCCATGCCCGGCGCGGGGCATCTGCGCCTTGCGCGCTGGCGTGAAACGGGTGCGCTTTTGGGGATTTGTGCGGCGGCGATTGCCCCCATCGTTTTGGGCAGCTTTGCAGGCTTTGCGCTGTCGTTTGTCATCCTCGCGGTGCTTGCCCTTTGGGCGATGAACGGCGAGTGGCGACGGGCCTCCATCCCGTCGCAGGGCTTTGGCCCGGTGCTGCGCGATGCGGTGTCGCGCCGTCTTTTGTTGGTCGCTTTGGTCAACGCGGCCCCCGTCGCGGTCAGCTCCACACTCTTTCTTTTCTTCGTTGAAAGCCGCCTTGATGCGCCCGGCTGGGAAGGGCCTCTATTATTGATCTTTTTCCTCTCCGCCGCCCTCGCCACACCCTTCTGGGGCCGCGCGGCAGAGATATGGGGCGCGAAACGCGTGCTTCTGGCGGGCATGGTCCTGTCCATCCTCGCCTTTGCGGGGGCGGCCACGCTGGGCACCGGGGACACATGGGCCTTTGGCCTTGTCTGTCTGGCCTCAGGAGCGGCCCTTGGGGCGGATATGACCCTTCTGCCCGCTCTGTTTGCACGCCGTCAGGCCGAGGTGAACCCTGGCGCAAGTGAGGCGTTTGGCCTGTGGTCCTTCGTGTCGAAATTCACTCTTGCGCTGGCAGCGGTGTCTCTCTTGCCGATTTTGCAGGCGGGTGGTTTTCAGGCGGGGCCAGACAATTCCGAGGAGGCGCTGCGCCTTCTCACGCTTCTCTATTGCGCGCTGCCATGCGTGCTCAAGCTGGTGGCGATCGCGCTGTTGGCGTCCACACATCTTGAGGAAAGGACCTGA
- a CDS encoding DUF3833 family protein, translated as MTGFGFVALGALLSFAAVWLWVRITGFRAQKMADYAGTEPVLNLREHLNGKIKCEGVIYGPLGRVSSRFTADFEAKWDGNRGVMKEHFLYDSGNTQDREWRLELANDGTIRADADDLVGQGTGEQVGCAMRLNYRIRLADEAGGHVLDTVDWMYVTPGGTIVNRSQFRKFGIKVAELVATMQRVDG; from the coding sequence ATGACGGGTTTCGGATTTGTCGCGCTGGGTGCTTTGCTCAGCTTTGCCGCTGTGTGGCTCTGGGTGCGCATCACGGGGTTTCGGGCGCAGAAAATGGCGGATTACGCCGGAACAGAGCCTGTTCTAAACCTGCGCGAGCATCTCAATGGCAAGATCAAATGCGAAGGGGTGATCTATGGCCCGCTTGGCCGTGTCTCTTCACGCTTCACCGCCGATTTCGAGGCGAAATGGGATGGCAATCGCGGCGTCATGAAGGAGCATTTCCTTTATGATAGTGGCAACACCCAAGACCGGGAATGGCGGCTGGAACTGGCCAATGACGGGACCATCCGCGCCGATGCGGATGATCTGGTGGGCCAAGGCACGGGCGAACAGGTTGGCTGTGCCATGAGGCTTAATTACCGCATCCGTCTGGCCGATGAGGCGGGGGGGCATGTTCTGGACACCGTGGACTGGATGTATGTCACGCCCGGCGGAACCATTGTAAACCGCAGCCAGTTTCGTAAATTCGGGATCAAGGTGGCCGAGTTGGTGGCCACGATGCAGAGGGTGGACGGGTAA
- a CDS encoding SDR family NAD(P)-dependent oxidoreductase, translating to MMNWAGKRYWLIGASDGLGEALAHKLSAAGAEVIVSARSEDKLAALVDALPGKARAVAVDVSNLDNVTAAAAAIGEIDGMVFLAGVYWPFKAQDWDAQQAEAMADVNFTGAVRSVGAVINQMVARDAGHIVLTGSLSGFRGLPGAIGYSAAKAGVMALGESLQADLAGTGVRVQIANPGFIKTRLTAKNDFKMPFIMTPEEAAQEMFELMCDDGAYVRHFPRAFSLLFRASRFFPHWLYHRIFA from the coding sequence ATGATGAACTGGGCCGGGAAACGATATTGGCTGATCGGGGCGAGTGATGGGCTTGGTGAGGCGCTGGCCCACAAGCTGAGCGCCGCCGGGGCCGAAGTGATCGTCTCGGCCCGCAGTGAGGACAAACTGGCAGCCCTTGTGGACGCATTGCCCGGCAAGGCGCGGGCCGTGGCTGTGGATGTCTCAAACCTCGACAACGTGACCGCCGCCGCCGCCGCCATTGGCGAAATCGACGGGATGGTGTTTCTCGCCGGTGTTTACTGGCCCTTCAAGGCGCAGGACTGGGACGCGCAGCAGGCCGAGGCGATGGCTGATGTGAATTTCACCGGTGCTGTGCGCAGTGTGGGGGCTGTGATCAATCAAATGGTGGCGCGCGACGCAGGCCACATCGTTCTCACAGGTTCCCTTTCAGGCTTTCGCGGCCTGCCCGGCGCAATTGGATATTCAGCGGCCAAAGCGGGCGTCATGGCGCTGGGCGAGAGCCTTCAGGCCGATCTGGCGGGCACCGGGGTGCGGGTTCAGATCGCCAATCCGGGGTTTATCAAGACGCGTCTCACCGCCAAGAACGACTTCAAGATGCCCTTCATCATGACGCCGGAAGAGGCCGCGCAGGAGATGTTCGAGCTGATGTGCGATGATGGCGCTTACGTGCGCCACTTCCCGCGCGCCTTTTCACTGCTCTTCCGCGCGTCGCGGTTTTTCCCGCATTGGCTCTATCACCGTATCTTTGCGTAA
- a CDS encoding DUF3775 domain-containing protein, which yields MLEISTYKVAQVVLMARELGRAEGELRGFIDRLSEDEQASLVALMWIGRGSFEPEDLADAVQTARSEATTPCADYLLGSPHVSDHLENGLEALGLSAQHDEDDLIRGG from the coding sequence ATGCTGGAGATCAGCACATATAAGGTGGCCCAAGTGGTTCTCATGGCGCGCGAGCTTGGCCGCGCCGAAGGGGAGCTGCGTGGCTTTATCGATCGGCTCAGTGAGGATGAACAAGCGAGCCTTGTGGCACTCATGTGGATCGGGCGAGGCAGTTTCGAGCCTGAAGATCTGGCTGACGCGGTCCAAACAGCGCGCAGCGAGGCAACGACGCCATGTGCGGACTATCTGCTGGGTTCGCCGCATGTGTCGGACCATCTGGAAAACGGGCTGGAGGCGCTGGGCCTTTCGGCCCAACACGATGAGGATGATCTGATCCGAGGCGGCTAG
- a CDS encoding ABC transporter substrate-binding protein, translating to MTKTPTTPKTINRRTALTGIAAGAASLPLWARYTHAQTSEPLKLGFQVHRTGIGSAYGRWYGRTTEAAVKLINDGGGINGRMVEVVAEDDGTDPRRGAEVLEKFANQHNCELAFGTLFSHVVIGSAPRAGELKLPYFVVSEGHHVASGMLNRYTLQPGITDVKSQVRAMAPYVAENLGKKVTMIFPDFAFGHDHRDFFTAAIKEQGGEVLEQIAIPPAETSFTKYFPKIPRETEVVYHVMVGPAVLTFVKELGEFFGPSRPAMFGFIDSLEAVDIGSPGLEFLEGTYFWEGMCRDAQSDQSEHEKTYRAAVGVDDHGASISDPTDISTYGHMFGCWETLHVIKEGMEAAGYGGPADRAKLIEAVEAMRAIPESLAHPQGDKIFNGKTHQVFGHQNISRVENGKMVRVHRTSIEDTLYPDEVDYTTQSF from the coding sequence ATGACCAAGACGCCAACCACCCCCAAGACCATCAACCGCCGCACAGCCCTCACGGGGATTGCCGCAGGGGCCGCGAGCCTGCCGCTCTGGGCGCGCTATACGCATGCGCAGACATCCGAGCCTCTCAAGCTGGGCTTTCAGGTGCACCGTACGGGCATCGGCAGCGCTTATGGGCGTTGGTATGGGCGCACGACCGAGGCCGCTGTGAAGCTCATCAACGATGGGGGCGGCATCAACGGCCGGATGGTCGAGGTGGTGGCCGAGGATGATGGGACAGACCCGCGCCGGGGTGCGGAGGTTTTGGAAAAATTTGCCAATCAGCATAATTGCGAACTGGCTTTTGGCACGCTGTTCAGCCATGTGGTTATCGGCTCGGCGCCGCGCGCGGGCGAGCTGAAGCTGCCTTATTTCGTAGTGTCTGAGGGGCATCACGTGGCCAGCGGGATGCTGAACCGGTACACGCTTCAGCCCGGTATCACGGATGTGAAAAGCCAGGTGCGGGCGATGGCGCCGTATGTGGCGGAAAATCTTGGCAAGAAGGTCACGATGATCTTTCCCGATTTTGCCTTTGGCCATGATCATCGTGATTTCTTTACTGCGGCTATCAAGGAGCAGGGCGGCGAGGTTCTGGAGCAGATCGCGATCCCGCCCGCCGAGACGTCCTTCACCAAGTATTTCCCGAAAATTCCGCGCGAGACGGAGGTGGTCTACCACGTCATGGTGGGGCCCGCCGTTCTGACCTTCGTGAAGGAGCTGGGAGAGTTCTTTGGCCCCTCGCGCCCGGCTATGTTTGGCTTCATCGACAGTCTGGAGGCGGTGGATATCGGCAGCCCGGGCCTCGAGTTCCTTGAGGGGACGTATTTCTGGGAAGGCATGTGTCGCGATGCGCAATCCGATCAGTCGGAGCATGAGAAAACCTATCGCGCCGCTGTGGGTGTGGATGATCATGGCGCGTCGATCAGCGATCCGACGGATATATCTACCTATGGCCATATGTTTGGGTGTTGGGAAACGCTGCATGTGATCAAGGAGGGGATGGAGGCCGCGGGCTATGGCGGGCCAGCCGACCGGGCCAAGTTGATTGAGGCGGTGGAAGCGATGCGCGCGATCCCTGAGAGCCTTGCCCATCCGCAAGGCGACAAGATCTTCAACGGCAAGACCCATCAGGTGTTCGGCCACCAGAACATCAGCCGTGTTGAGAATGGCAAGATGGTCCGCGTGCACCGCACGTCGATTGAAGACACGCTCTATCCGGATGAGGTGGATTACACCACGCAGTCGTTCTGA
- a CDS encoding haloacid dehalogenase type II → MRLRNYKALTFDVYGTLIDWESGMIAGLKPLTDQMDVEPSRDAVLEAHAFYESTCQRYTPGKEYQAVLATVYKRLAEEWGLDATWEEAQVYGHSVEHWPAFPDSAEALAYLKDHFKLIVLSNVDNHSFAHSDAKLGYPFHATYVAGDIGSYKPDPRNFDYMLEHLGRLGIEAGDILHTAESMFHDHGPANRHGLANCWIYRRHDKEGFGATMNPGEMPRYDFMFHSMVDLVEAHKAEMAGG, encoded by the coding sequence GTGAGATTGCGGAATTACAAGGCGCTGACATTTGATGTCTACGGCACGTTGATTGATTGGGAGAGCGGGATGATTGCGGGGCTGAAGCCGTTGACGGATCAGATGGACGTGGAGCCAAGCCGCGATGCCGTTCTGGAGGCGCATGCGTTTTATGAAAGCACCTGCCAGCGCTATACTCCGGGCAAGGAGTACCAAGCCGTTTTAGCGACTGTCTACAAGCGACTTGCGGAGGAATGGGGGCTTGATGCGACATGGGAGGAAGCACAGGTCTATGGCCATTCAGTGGAGCATTGGCCCGCCTTTCCCGATAGCGCTGAGGCGCTGGCCTATCTTAAGGATCACTTCAAGCTGATCGTTTTGTCCAATGTGGATAACCACAGTTTTGCTCATAGCGATGCCAAGCTGGGCTATCCGTTTCATGCAACTTACGTGGCGGGTGATATTGGCAGCTACAAACCTGACCCACGCAATTTTGACTACATGTTGGAGCATCTTGGGCGGCTGGGGATTGAGGCGGGCGATATTTTGCATACCGCCGAGAGCATGTTTCACGATCATGGCCCGGCCAACCGGCATGGGCTTGCCAATTGCTGGATCTACCGCAGGCACGACAAAGAGGGGTTTGGCGCGACGATGAACCCCGGCGAGATGCCGCGCTATGACTTTATGTTCCATTCCATGGTGGATCTGGTCGAGGCGCATAAGGCCGAGATGGCCGGGGGATAG
- a CDS encoding branched-chain amino acid ABC transporter permease gives MDLGPYLLLASLEGAVMASVLALTAVGLSLVFGVMRVVNIAHGEFYMLGAVIAWYVAHWMGGHPALGFAVALVVAPLLVGLLAAAADMTILKRVEYDPERTIVATIGLLYIIQQLTLMGYGPEARPVEPPFNARLAIPWLEFKDGALAMYWPWGLSTTSYKLAVIGAAAVVLVGVWLMMTRTRIGLVMRATQADREMALAFGIPVERVYAIVFGIGAGLAALAAVLIVPIQQAHYLMGAEPLLLAFIVVIIGGLGSLPGTVVAAIFIGLSDGIISVFFSPTLAKILATLLVGLVLVFRPQGLFGTRST, from the coding sequence ATGGATCTGGGACCATATCTGCTTCTGGCGAGCCTTGAAGGCGCTGTCATGGCTTCAGTTCTGGCGCTGACCGCGGTGGGTCTGAGCCTTGTGTTCGGCGTCATGCGGGTCGTGAACATTGCGCATGGTGAGTTCTATATGCTGGGCGCAGTGATCGCGTGGTATGTGGCGCATTGGATGGGCGGGCACCCGGCGCTGGGCTTTGCCGTGGCGCTGGTTGTGGCCCCGCTTCTGGTGGGGCTGCTCGCGGCGGCGGCGGATATGACGATCCTGAAACGGGTGGAGTATGACCCGGAGCGGACCATCGTGGCCACGATCGGACTTCTCTATATCATCCAACAGTTGACCTTGATGGGATACGGCCCCGAGGCGCGGCCCGTGGAGCCGCCTTTCAATGCGCGGCTTGCGATCCCATGGCTTGAGTTCAAAGACGGCGCGCTGGCGATGTATTGGCCTTGGGGGCTGAGCACGACGAGTTACAAGCTGGCCGTGATCGGCGCGGCGGCGGTCGTTTTGGTCGGGGTCTGGCTGATGATGACGCGCACGCGGATCGGCCTTGTGATGCGTGCCACGCAAGCGGACCGCGAGATGGCGCTGGCCTTTGGCATCCCGGTGGAGCGGGTCTATGCCATCGTCTTTGGCATCGGGGCTGGGCTTGCCGCCCTTGCCGCCGTGCTCATCGTGCCCATTCAGCAGGCGCATTACCTGATGGGGGCCGAGCCGCTTCTTCTGGCGTTTATCGTGGTCATCATCGGGGGCCTCGGAAGTCTGCCCGGCACTGTGGTGGCGGCGATCTTCATCGGGCTGAGCGATGGGATCATCTCGGTCTTTTTCTCGCCCACGCTGGCCAAGATCCTCGCCACGCTTCTTGTGGGGCTCGTGCTGGTCTTTCGCCCCCAAGGCCTTTTCGGGACGCGCAGCACATGA
- a CDS encoding branched-chain amino acid ABC transporter permease has product MSGARKIILLHGGLLVLLFVLQFVLPAYHHGNLARIMVLASYAIGYNILFGYTGLLSLGHALFFAAGMYGMGLSIEHLGASPATAMVAGIVVGALVSVVLGLLALRTVGVAFMIVTLMFAQAGYLTALYFVDWTRGDEGFVIQQAQRILWGIDLSDATNRYFAAYGLFAACLLISLWLVRHPFGKTLIAIRENEERVRMLGYDIWAHKLAAVVISGTISAAAGAAYGLLFGYVGASFAAVPHSILPLLYVLLGGAGTVLGPFIGTLFMFYLIDLSSGITTAHMLIAGVALVLLTLFAPQGLVGELRRRVWKWLP; this is encoded by the coding sequence ATGAGCGGGGCGCGCAAGATCATCCTCCTGCATGGCGGGCTTTTGGTTCTGCTCTTCGTGCTGCAATTCGTGCTGCCCGCCTATCATCATGGCAATCTGGCGCGGATCATGGTGCTGGCGAGCTATGCGATCGGCTACAACATTCTCTTTGGCTACACCGGCTTGCTGAGCCTCGGCCACGCGCTGTTCTTTGCCGCCGGAATGTACGGGATGGGGCTGAGCATTGAGCATTTGGGAGCGTCCCCGGCCACAGCGATGGTGGCGGGGATTGTGGTCGGGGCGCTGGTATCGGTGGTGTTGGGTCTTCTGGCTCTGCGCACGGTGGGCGTGGCGTTCATGATCGTTACCTTGATGTTTGCGCAGGCGGGATACCTCACTGCGCTTTACTTCGTCGATTGGACGCGGGGCGACGAGGGGTTCGTGATCCAACAGGCGCAGCGCATCCTCTGGGGGATTGATCTCAGCGATGCCACCAACCGCTATTTCGCGGCGTATGGCCTTTTCGCGGCCTGCCTGCTGATCAGCCTCTGGCTTGTCCGCCACCCGTTTGGCAAGACCCTGATCGCTATCCGCGAGAATGAGGAACGGGTGAGGATGCTGGGCTATGACATCTGGGCGCATAAGCTTGCTGCCGTGGTCATCTCCGGCACTATTTCGGCGGCGGCGGGCGCGGCTTATGGCCTGCTTTTCGGCTATGTGGGCGCGAGTTTTGCGGCGGTGCCGCATTCAATCCTGCCGCTTCTTTACGTGCTGTTGGGCGGTGCGGGCACTGTGCTTGGCCCCTTCATTGGAACGCTTTTCATGTTCTATCTGATCGATTTAAGCTCAGGCATCACCACGGCCCATATGCTGATCGCGGGGGTGGCTTTGGTCCTGCTCACGCTCTTTGCACCCCAAGGTTTGGTGGGGGAGCTGCGCCGCCGGGTGTGGAAGTGGCTGCCATGA
- a CDS encoding ABC transporter ATP-binding protein produces MILSTRGLTKSFDGLKAVTDVDFDLPQGQVRALIGPNGAGKTTLVSMICGRIAPSSGRITFDGCDITTLPAHKRIGLGMAYTFQITSVFPRLDARENVALAARRGRKGEASVAAALARVGLEGRADQEAGDLSYGHQRLLEIAMGLVQSPRLLILDEPTQGLAEAEIDGFKSLIRELAGDTTILLIEHNMSVVMELAEQVTVLNFGEILAEGTPAQIHENAAVQAAYLGSG; encoded by the coding sequence ATGATCCTGTCCACACGCGGCCTGACCAAGAGCTTTGATGGGTTGAAGGCGGTCACAGATGTTGATTTCGATCTGCCCCAAGGGCAGGTGCGCGCACTGATCGGGCCCAATGGCGCGGGCAAGACCACGCTTGTGAGCATGATCTGCGGGCGTATTGCGCCAAGTTCGGGTCGCATTACCTTTGACGGGTGCGATATCACCACCCTGCCCGCGCATAAACGCATCGGGCTTGGCATGGCCTACACGTTTCAGATCACGTCCGTTTTCCCGCGCCTTGATGCGCGCGAGAATGTGGCGCTCGCGGCGCGCCGGGGCCGCAAGGGGGAGGCTTCGGTTGCGGCGGCCTTGGCCCGTGTGGGTCTTGAGGGTCGCGCAGATCAGGAGGCGGGTGACCTGAGCTATGGCCACCAACGCCTTTTGGAGATCGCCATGGGGCTGGTGCAAAGCCCGCGTCTTTTGATCCTTGATGAGCCGACCCAAGGCCTTGCCGAGGCCGAGATTGACGGGTTCAAATCCCTTATCCGGGAGCTTGCAGGCGATACCACGATCCTGCTGATTGAGCATAATATGAGCGTTGTGATGGAGCTGGCCGAGCAGGTGACTGTCCTTAATTTTGGCGAGATACTGGCCGAGGGCACCCCTGCGCAAATTCACGAAAACGCCGCCGTGCAGGCCGCCTATCTGGGGAGCGGATGA
- a CDS encoding ABC transporter ATP-binding protein codes for MLELRGINSGYGRAQVLRDVSLSVAPGEILCLMGRNGAGKTTMMQTIMGLLPLMSGEVRVDGQIVSTLPAHEVPRAGVGYIPQGRRLFAGLTVAQNLEIGLRARKSGPEVLEEVLALFPRLKERMTQRAQTLSGGEQQMLATARALCLRPKVLLLDEPTEGLQPSMIEAIRQVIVQMRDEGVAIVLVEQRVDAVLSVADRVAFIENGRNGETLPAEALRADRSIVDRYIGV; via the coding sequence ATGCTGGAGCTGCGGGGCATCAATTCGGGCTACGGGCGCGCGCAGGTGCTCAGGGATGTATCGCTCAGCGTGGCACCGGGCGAGATCCTCTGCCTGATGGGGCGCAATGGCGCGGGCAAAACGACGATGATGCAGACGATCATGGGGCTTTTGCCGCTCATGTCCGGGGAGGTGCGGGTGGACGGCCAGATTGTCAGCACCCTGCCTGCGCATGAGGTGCCGCGCGCTGGTGTGGGGTATATCCCGCAAGGGCGGCGGCTTTTTGCGGGGCTGACCGTGGCGCAGAACCTTGAGATCGGCCTGCGTGCACGCAAAAGCGGCCCGGAGGTTTTGGAGGAGGTTCTAGCGCTTTTCCCCCGCCTGAAAGAGCGGATGACCCAGCGCGCGCAGACCCTTTCCGGCGGAGAGCAACAGATGCTCGCCACAGCGCGGGCTCTGTGTTTGCGACCAAAGGTGCTACTCTTGGATGAGCCCACGGAAGGATTGCAGCCCTCAATGATCGAGGCGATCCGTCAGGTGATTGTGCAAATGCGCGACGAGGGTGTTGCAATCGTGCTGGTGGAGCAGCGGGTCGATGCCGTCCTGTCGGTGGCGGACCGGGTGGCGTTCATCGAAAACGGGCGCAACGGCGAGACCCTGCCCGCCGAAGCCCTGCGCGCGGATCGCAGCATCGTGGACCGCTATATCGGGGTGTGA
- a CDS encoding FAD binding domain-containing protein: MTAYLRPANVSQALDALAEGPAVIAAGCTDLFPATDRRGLEGRVLDITGIGDLAHVGAVAGGVRIGAAVTWSDVIKADLPPAFDMLKEAAREVGSVQIQNAGTLVGNICNASPAADGVPCLLALDAEVEIASAHGLRRVPLSGFITGVRQTLLTPGEMVTGLFIPDGSLGGHSRFLKLGARRYLVISIAMVAARVEVREGRVRQMAVSVGSCSAVATRLLALEEALIGRPVMELSAPLDANLIAPALSPIDDIRADAGYRLEAAAELVHRALCDVAEGFA; the protein is encoded by the coding sequence GTGACTGCCTATCTGCGACCCGCCAACGTGAGCCAGGCCTTGGACGCCCTTGCCGAGGGGCCTGCCGTGATTGCGGCGGGGTGCACGGATTTGTTCCCGGCAACAGACCGGCGGGGCCTTGAGGGCCGCGTTCTGGATATCACGGGGATTGGCGATCTGGCCCATGTTGGGGCTGTGGCTGGTGGTGTGCGCATCGGCGCGGCAGTCACGTGGAGCGATGTGATCAAGGCTGATTTGCCCCCCGCGTTTGACATGCTGAAAGAGGCTGCGCGCGAGGTGGGATCGGTTCAGATCCAAAATGCGGGCACGCTCGTGGGCAACATTTGCAATGCATCCCCTGCTGCGGATGGTGTGCCCTGCCTTCTTGCCCTTGATGCGGAGGTCGAGATCGCCTCGGCCCATGGCCTGCGCCGTGTACCCCTGTCAGGTTTCATCACTGGGGTGCGGCAGACCCTGCTGACGCCGGGCGAGATGGTGACGGGCCTGTTCATTCCGGACGGATCGCTGGGCGGGCACTCGCGGTTTCTCAAGCTTGGCGCGCGGAGATATCTGGTGATTTCGATTGCCATGGTGGCTGCACGTGTTGAGGTACGTGAGGGCCGTGTGAGGCAGATGGCGGTTTCTGTCGGGTCTTGCAGCGCGGTTGCCACGCGGCTTCTTGCGCTGGAAGAGGCTCTGATTGGGCGGCCTGTGATGGAGTTGAGCGCGCCGCTGGACGCAAATCTGATTGCGCCCGCGCTAAGCCCGATTGACGATATTCGCGCGGATGCAGGGTATCGGCTTGAGGCAGCGGCAGAGCTTGTCCACCGGGCGCTTTGCGATGTGGCGGAGGGGTTTGCATGA